tgtaaacaaacattttcgaCAATTCTTTTACAGCTTAAACAGTACCTCAAAAACAGACATGTATTTGTATTCAATTCTCTTTATTCATTTTCACATCTTGATATTCAAAACAATCATGTAAATAAcacatgtttgtttacattttttgcaAGTTCtactgaaattaaaatataagacaGAAAGCTGCAGGATTGCGAGATACGCTACAGGAATTTATGAACCTAAAGGAGCCATGTTTTACTATCATGGACTTTTTCCttgtatttttaacattcaCTAGAGGTCACTACAGGGGAAAATAATCTGTCTCAACTGAACAAACTCGTTTATGGTTTTTCATTGATTTAGAACTCGGATAAACATCGTAacgaatttatttacataacatttcGGTCAGTCCTCTTGGCACCGCTGAGCTGTGACCTATCgaattatctttattaattcaaaaaacTGATATGACCTTACATTATACAGCTGTTTCCTATcaatttactttttacattGTGTGAAGTTTATCACTGTTAAAATCACACACATGCTCACATTATTAAAGTTCATAGTCTTTGTTGGAAATAATAGGTACCCCACAACTATATAAGCTTCCCAAGAAACACTGAGGAAATGAGGGTTGTTTTATACAATCACAATGTGTAGTAATGAGGTGATGGATGAACTTATGAATAAGTACAGAGTAGCAGATTACAGTTGCGGATTGACAAGAGTTCACATTTCCAGCTTAACATGTATAATAACTTAACAGTAGAGCAAATACAGGCTTGCGTGAAGTATTCTAGTCACGATTACTTAATTAACAATCTTTACAATAAAATCTTGTATTCATTCGACGCACTATACGCGAGCAGCAAATCACACGGCATCACATGGCACATGTGATGATACGCACACTCCACGACTGCTgacgataaataaaaaacgttcactaatattttaacttttttaatagggataacttatataatatgcaAGGGACAGTCCCAAGGGTTCCTCTCTAGTGATAAAAGGATAAAACCATCACTCACAAATGGAGAATCACATTTTATCACCCGCTCAATAAATACGGTCAACAGTAAGCATAatcttaaacaattttattccgtaaatgatattttagtcATTTTACAAGTTGTATGTTCAACCGACAAGTTTGAAAGTATAAGTGTCGCGCACACGAGTGGTTCCGTCGgtccgccgcgccgcaccgccgcgccgccagCCGCGCCGCGCCCGTCACTGCGCCGCCGGGTGGCGCGGGCGGCGGAGGCGCGGCTAGGAGCTGGACCCCGCGCCGAACATGTTGGAGCTGAAGGCGGCCGCGcccccgcccgcgcccgcgctccccgcgccgcctgcgcccgcgccgccgcccgcgcccgcgcctgcGCCGCGCGACTTGGGCATGGGCGGCTGCAGGTACTCGTGCCGCGCCAGCCCGAACACGTCGATGCGCTCCTCCTTGCGGTACGCCAGGCACGCGCGGATAAAACTCTGCCACAACACACAATTACGTTAATAACCTCTTCAACAATCCCTCTGCACTATAATTATCTACTGAGTGCTTGTGAATTACTTTCTTGGTTTAAAAATCCTGAACCAGTCTTATTTTGGATGAGACTATCAGTATGACTTTTTGTTTGGGATTGGGTGCTGTAGACAGATTAATAATTACCACATTAAAACtttccaatataataatatgtaagacATGTGGCACCAAACCCGTGTTGGAGTGCGATCATGTTTGGagaataataatcataattcaTGAACACTGCTCAAGGCACTTACTTGGAGCATTAATTACGTTTATCAcaacataacaattattatacgaAAACTTTAAAAGAAATGGATGTTGTATATAAAGTAAACTAGGCCATCCGTTCCCATGTTTGCTGAGGACCATCATATCAATCAAATAACCAAGTTCAAATTAGTTACAAACGCAACAAAATTCAATTGTATCTTAAATCACCATGCCATAAATGTTGATGTTACATAAAGTTCCCTATGATTTCAAAGTGAGAAAGCAAAATATTGCCAAATCAACTGCATTGACAATTATTACTAGCCGACACACCTATTCCCATTTGCTATAAAAGATACTTCATACTTTGTTTCAATATCACTTCTCCAGATCGGATTACGTTAGGTTATATAAAgacatctatttataaaacaaaaagatatttttctgcAACATCTAGAGAAGCGTGTTGCGTTTCAACTTGTgaagaatatgaaaaataatatgaaattgtattgatttttgttCACATAATGGTTATCGCCACGTCTGCCCATACGCAATAGATTACTATTGCGTACATAGTATTAACCATGAAgaactataaattacaaatatacatgGCACTGGTGATTATCGCCCTAAGAGACTGAATGTTTTTTAATACCTAGTTCcaatgtttttattcttatatataagTCAATCTAAACCAAAGTGACACACCTTAGCCTCGTTACTGACTGTGGGTTTGTTAGCAAACTGTACTTCGGTCGCTTTCAATATGGTGTTCTCCTCCAGTATCGTCGCTTGACTCTGATTGTGCCCGAAAGGCTTCTTGCCATATAAACACTGGTAAAAGATCACACCGACGCTCCACACGTCCACCTTGCTACTTATCTTTGGTGGGTTTTTACCGACGACAAAACATTCCGGCGGCAGAtacctaaaaataaactttaactttaaatatattcaaatttattttgaaatacgtAGCATACTGTCTCTGTCACGCTTGTAGCCCTCAGAGTTTGGACAGTTACCAATTTAATTTCCTCTATAAATGTGGAAATAGTTGGTGAGCCTACCATCAGTATTCCAGATGGGGTTCAAGAGAGGATTAAACACAGAATAGTCCAGGTTTACAGCTGAAGTGGCCTCCCACTAGCAAATGacgtgaaatattattttcacaacAATTCACTGAGTGCAATACACTAAAATATGGTGCACTGTATTCACCACGTATATCAGAAACTCGTTAAAATTTCATGTAAAACTTATTTGTTTACAGTTAGTAGATCACAAGTTTTGAGTACTGGTAGAGGAGAACAGAAGACGTCTACTGCATGAATGGTTGGCTCGACCAGAACACTATCATTGTCTCACAGAAAAAGACATGAAGTAATAGTGCTTCCCATTTTGCGTATGATTTACAGAGGTCAAAGCAAACCCCTTCCTCTTCCTGTTCCTTTTCCTATTAAAAATATGGTCAGTGCATCTGTTTCTTCTGTTATGCCAGTATTTAGGTATTTGAGAGCAATATCAGTCTGTTTACGGACCTATACCATAAATAGTACTCACCAATAAGTACCCGCCCCTTGGCTAGTGAGATCCATGCCATGGTCCGGATTGTAGTTCTCCTCGTCCATCACCTTGGAGAGGCCAAAGTCCGTGATTTTGATCTCGCCGCAGACATTGCCCTCCGTGAGTAGTATGTTGCCCGGCTTCAGATCGTAATGTATGACGGGCGGTTTGATCTCGTTGAGGTACTTCAACGCGGACACCACTTGCATTACGATCGAACGGGCCTCACGCTCGGGGATAGTCTTAtgctgaaatattaaattttgttgtctacAAACAAACTAATTAATAGATTGTGAGGCCGCAAATCTATATAACATTGCCGCTGTAAACCACATAAAAATTACTCATGGTGGAACAAACAAAAGTTATCGCCATGCAGGGGACTGTTACTAAAACCATGTCAAACAGTTAGCTTGTTAGTAgcttcttaataaaatttaatgttatattatctttaattcTCGTTTTTGTCTTTATGCttgtgaattataaataaacgtacAAAAATCATGATTTCCGgcattatgttaaaaaaaatcctcatTAGGTAGTTTGCATTTATAGACATAAAATCGCAATACAGCAATTCAGTTACGTAAAATAATGATCTTAACAAAggtctttttattaaattattataagtcCTTTTTTGCATGGGACAACCTtgacatgtttatttatgaacaaaTGACTATAATCATTGAAATGTAACCAATCTTTTTACTGCTCAGAAAAGGCAAACGCACTTAGCAAATAGATACATAAAagtaattgtattcatttaagagcttttgtagttttttttttgctttctgcACATCTAGTGTACAGTATCttcacattttaaatttcatacgACTTCTTAGAcaaataatccaaaaaaaatttgTTCATTTTTGTTGGACAAGAATTCTCATTCACCGCCAGCACGCTAATTAATAATAGAAGTAATAATAAAAGCGTGTTCAAAAAATAGCGAAATGCCAATCAGTCCTGGCTGCTAAACTATTGATTTGTCGATCGCAAAAGAAAACAATCAACTGCAGACACTAAACTAATCCATTGCGACAtgtatcaaatttataaaatttataattttggttaTTTCATTTGTCATCCgtagtcaatatttttttaaacatacaatatGCTACACCTTTTTCATCAAATCCATTACTAATATACTGTTATGCCATGCCTAAAGTCTTTTATTGACGAATTTAGGACATTTAGACCATTGATCACCATTTCACCAAAACTGCACCTTTTTTGGTCTGATCGACATTTTTTCCATGAAAGTGTAAATCGaaacttaataaacaaaacacatacCTGTTTAAGATAAAAATCGAGATCATGTCCATTACAGTATTCTAGAACTGTACAAAATGAATTTCCATCTATTTCAAATACATCATATAACTTGACTATGCGAGGGTGGTCTAGCGCCTTGTGGATATTGTACTCCCGCAACGCATGCCTGAAACGAACATCCGAGAATAGGTTACGTTTAGTGTcacaatttgataaaaaaaatatttaagcgttTGCTTGGAGTCTATAAGAGAAGTAGCTTAATTAGTCACAGTTcatcatcaaataaaatataaccatcaaataaattcaaacttgactaaatataaatgtgaaacaaTTGACcaattttattgtgtaatatttaattagatttgttgaaatttatcctatgaataacttttattaaaatatgattttaacatCAGTCCTTTCAGAGACGCACATAGgcatttcttttaatttaccaCATTATGACTAATGAGTTTTTATGCGCATTATGATAAATAgtacgaaataaaaaatctgttccCACAGGTCGCGTCGGCTAGGTTAGGTTACCTTTTAGGCGTAGTTTATGTTCAGCAGCGGACATTGTGAgtgatgataataaaaattataattactgtgGTCAATTATGGCTACTTcagttaaaattagttttcctaACCTGCCACttctttgtttcttttataagtaaaaaataattaacttataaTCGCTTAGTACAACTTTCTATcgtaatttttcaaaaatgatAGGTTAGAAAATGCtttgtattattacaaaaagtCTAAATACATTTCCTGttacattaaactatatttaatacattaactCTATATTAAAGCTGTTTTGCAAAatcaaattgataaaaaataaacaaaatgcatGCACTAAGCTAACACTCATTATCCAAGGCAAACTTTCAAGGTTCTTTGAATAATCACAAGATATGTTTTTCTACATTttgagtaataataaaataaatttcattaagaTCTTTATTATAATCGTTGCGTATAATTAGCGGTCAGATGATTCCATACAATGTCCTGTTGTATGAATTATGCTatacaatatttagaaaagttcACTCGCCACATACTCTTATCTAGTTATCCGATATTATCTACCGCATCGAGAGATATTAAATGTTTCTCATACAACAATATCCAAACacacaatttgaaataaattttaacatgattttgtatttgtataggCAATTTGTATGAATCATATTCATGCgaccatttataaattaatttattgacgtCATCAAATACAACATAAATTGGTATGTTGTACTAAATGTGTCCTTGCcaacaatgtcaaaattatgtttaaccaaagtattaatagataaaatataataaacaagatGTCGTATTTGTCATCGTACACGACTCACTTGATATAGTTGGCCTTCTTATCTTCCTTCCAGTCTTTATTTAGTTGGTGGACTTTGCAAGCCGTGTAACGTTGTTCCCGAAGGTCGAACGCTTTGTGGACCTCGCTAAAACCACCCTTACCGAGTAGCATCAGCAAGAGATACCTGCAAGAACAGTGAATATGAGCACCAATTGTAATACAATGGCAACTCTGCCAAACTCTAAAGTTACATGTAACTAAATGTAATAGTggttaatgtaaaatttatttaataacaagtgCTATGAGAATTTCCAACTTGTAGCAAGtaatctattgtaaaataatgttataaatatcaaCTCAgctccattttattattgtaattttcagCACAGCACAcaactatataaattatactcaAAAACAGCacaaaattgttacaaaaactgtaatacataaatgttaaaaaaataataacctttCTGAGAGTACAGGATGCTGTGAGAACCGACTCTGGTCTTCATTGTGTATCCGTTTTAGTTCCCTAATGTGAAGATTTCTTTCCCTTTCTAACTTTTCCATTTCTAGCTGCAAATCTGCATCCTCTTTTTTAAGTGCACTCTGTCTTAactgtaataaatgtttatattttaaaaaaataccctgcaaATAcaagtagtaaaatatattattgacatGTTGGGTTTGTTTCCTTTATTTCTGAGAGCCGGAATTTTTGCGGTTACTTTGTATGCATACTGCATTAAAACTTTTATGTAAATTCAATTCATTCATAGTGAATACAAGAATTATAAACTGAGGATTATCATGCAATTTGAAGAGATACTAAGACAATGCCAGTATTGGCCAgtctagtataataataatagcaaatgCTATGCTTCCGGccaatatagttatttatttataatataaggttGGTAGTGGAGTGTGTCTGACCTTGAGAATCTCATCGGCCTCGTAGTACTCCTGGTAGGTCATGCTGGGCAGCGGGTCGGGCTTGAGGAAGGTGGGTGCGTCGGTGCCGTTGTGCAGCGGCGAGGGCTGCGGcgtggcgggcgcggcgctggaAGTGCGCttgccgcgcccgccgccgccctcGCTGTTGACGGGCCGCTTTTTGATCAACAATTTTTTCTGCCTGTCGATCTCCTCTTTTTCCGCCGTTATTTCCTCTTGCCGCCTGATTGGTGCGTAAAATGTTATCactattaagtaatttaaagtttacaaaataaaatatttcatgtccCGGGCTAAGTATGTTGTATCATTGTAAAACCTCTGGGTACTGATTTTATTCTTAAATGATTTAaatcagtattttaatttttgcatGTGCTGTTTTGCAATCATTCTAATATTAAATGACCAACACAAGAAGAGTGTTAATTCCTTATTAATTCTTGTAAATATGTTAGAtggttataatttgtataaacaattttaagatgtgtttatgaaaaataataagggACAACATTAATCAAAATGTTTCTCACATTAATCAGCACTATCACACTGGATCATCATCCTTTCCAAATAAATTCATGATAGATTTGCCTTAGGTTTTACTACAGCAGTTTGCTTGTTATCCTCCAACTTAAGGGTATCAAATTCCAattgatattataaagttattaagtGTTGCCCgatttgggatttgaacccagaacTTTGATCCGCACAGCCTGTATACACTGCCACTAATGCCATTTTATTGTGCACTTACCTTGTGAGTTCCTGAAATGCATATCCATCAGTCCAATTCTCCTGGAAGGTGGCGCCGACCCGTTGCGTCACAAATTGTCCCAGCCTCAGTCTGTTCTGCATACACCGTTGCCTCGCTTCTTTCTTTTCAATTGTGCTTTTCTCATTCAACAATTTCTTAACCACTTCTATACATTTGTTAATGTGTGACTTATGTTGTTCTATAACCTAAAATTGCATTATGTTCATATCAAGCATTCTTAAACAATGTATATCATACAAAAGATGTAATCATTAACCTTGCTCTGCGCTTGCACTTGATGCTTTAATTCTTCATTAGTCCTCGTTAATTcctctattttattatttcttagttCTAAGTCAGACGATGCTTGAGTTTCTAACTCTTGTATCCTCTGACATGTCAGTTCTGTCTGAacctgtaatattttatttcatcatttTTATGCTACAAAATTGTGTCACATTAAAAACAGgtactttgttattaaagtggaATTGGATAATAAGTACCTGTTTAACAGTAGTGTGGGGTCTTTGCTGAGATGCTGTATGCAACGCGGAAGGTGACGGTGGGTACTGAAAAACATGTTGTGAAAATCTTTTATGCCTTTTCAATTCtattagttatatatataaatgaattatattattctattcttttaccattatatttattttaaataggctCAATacacaattcaaataatattcataaaagtaaaGTACCATAGGATAATTAGCTCCCTGGGGTGAAGGAGATTTGGCGCCAGTGTGTCTCACAGGACTTGACGAGGGATGCTTGGAGAAGTACTCCCGGATATTCTTGTCTGGATTGTGCCTTTGTTTCCCACCACCACCTCCCACACCTTCATCTCCTGAAATATATAGAATAACAACAATGTTAATCCTATGTCATGCTGTAAAAATTactat
This genomic window from Manduca sexta isolate Smith_Timp_Sample1 chromosome 17, JHU_Msex_v1.0, whole genome shotgun sequence contains:
- the LOC115454561 gene encoding serine/threonine-protein kinase tousled-like 2 isoform X8, yielding MHDYKSGDIINHVGLLSSLSKRSSHSDKEVDALTPEKSAAMRGSTAGPGVGLVPPGGATPTIAVPEKKRKRKGDEGVGGGGGKQRHNPDKNIREYFSKHPSSSPVRHTGAKSPSPQGANYPMVFQYPPSPSALHTASQQRPHTTVKQVQTELTCQRIQELETQASSDLELRNNKIEELTRTNEELKHQVQAQSKVIEQHKSHINKCIEVVKKLLNEKSTIEKKEARQRCMQNRLRLGQFVTQRVGATFQENWTDGYAFQELTRRQEEITAEKEEIDRQKKLLIKKRPVNSEGGGGRGKRTSSAAPATPQPSPLHNGTDAPTFLKPDPLPSMTYQEYYEADEILKGIFLKYKHLLQLRQSALKKEDADLQLEMEKLERERNLHIRELKRIHNEDQSRFSQHPVLSERYLLLMLLGKGGFSEVHKAFDLREQRYTACKVHQLNKDWKEDKKANYIKHALREYNIHKALDHPRIVKLYDVFEIDGNSFCTVLEYCNGHDLDFYLKQHKTIPEREARSIVMQVVSALKYLNEIKPPVIHYDLKPGNILLTEGNVCGEIKITDFGLSKVMDEENYNPDHGMDLTSQGAGTYWYLPPECFVVGKNPPKISSKVDVWSVGVIFYQCLYGKKPFGHNQSQATILEENTILKATEVQFANKPTVSNEAKSFIRACLAYRKEERIDVFGLARHEYLQPPMPKSRGAGAGAGGGAGAGGAGSAGAGGGAAAFSSNMFGAGSSS
- the LOC115454561 gene encoding serine/threonine-protein kinase tousled-like 2 isoform X9, encoding MHFKESFAMSDRPNERGRRNSRCKGAGVKMEHFQAALDPRKQELLEARFLGAKVSAREILVETRRTPEYKTMSAGSQIQMAPQTTVNTGQPLYNQDSNMSTGSSHSDKEVDALTPEKSAAMRGSTAGPGVGLVPPGGATPTIAVPEKKRKRKGDEGVGGGGGKQRHNPDKNIREYFSKHPSSSPVRHTGAKSPSPQGANYPMYPPSPSALHTASQQRPHTTVKQVQTELTCQRIQELETQASSDLELRNNKIEELTRTNEELKHQVQAQSKVIEQHKSHINKCIEVVKKLLNEKSTIEKKEARQRCMQNRLRLGQFVTQRVGATFQENWTDGYAFQELTRRQEEITAEKEEIDRQKKLLIKKRPVNSEGGGGRGKRTSSAAPATPQPSPLHNGTDAPTFLKPDPLPSMTYQEYYEADEILKLRQSALKKEDADLQLEMEKLERERNLHIRELKRIHNEDQSRFSQHPVLSERYLLLMLLGKGGFSEVHKAFDLREQRYTACKVHQLNKDWKEDKKANYIKHALREYNIHKALDHPRIVKLYDVFEIDGNSFCTVLEYCNGHDLDFYLKQHKTIPEREARSIVMQVVSALKYLNEIKPPVIHYDLKPGNILLTEGNVCGEIKITDFGLSKVMDEENYNPDHGMDLTSQGAGTYWYLPPECFVVGKNPPKISSKVDVWSVGVIFYQCLYGKKPFGHNQSQATILEENTILKATEVQFANKPTVSNEAKSFIRACLAYRKEERIDVFGLARHEYLQPPMPKSRGAGAGAGGGAGAGGAGSAGAGGGAAAFSSNMFGAGSSS
- the LOC115454561 gene encoding serine/threonine-protein kinase tousled-like 2 isoform X1, giving the protein MHFKESFAMSDRPNERGRRNSRCKGAGVKMEHFQAALDPRKQELLEARFLGAKVSAREILVETRRTPEYKTMSAGSQIQMAPQTTVNTGQPLYNQDSNMSTGSSHSDKEVDALTPEKSAAMRGSTAGPGVGLVPPGGATPTIAVPEKKRKRKGDEGVGGGGGKQRHNPDKNIREYFSKHPSSSPVRHTGAKSPSPQGANYPMVFQYPPSPSALHTASQQRPHTTVKQVQTELTCQRIQELETQASSDLELRNNKIEELTRTNEELKHQVQAQSKVIEQHKSHINKCIEVVKKLLNEKSTIEKKEARQRCMQNRLRLGQFVTQRVGATFQENWTDGYAFQELTRRQEEITAEKEEIDRQKKLLIKKRPVNSEGGGGRGKRTSSAAPATPQPSPLHNGTDAPTFLKPDPLPSMTYQEYYEADEILKGIFLKYKHLLQLRQSALKKEDADLQLEMEKLERERNLHIRELKRIHNEDQSRFSQHPVLSERYLLLMLLGKGGFSEVHKAFDLREQRYTACKVHQLNKDWKEDKKANYIKHALREYNIHKALDHPRIVKLYDVFEIDGNSFCTVLEYCNGHDLDFYLKQHKTIPEREARSIVMQVVSALKYLNEIKPPVIHYDLKPGNILLTEGNVCGEIKITDFGLSKVMDEENYNPDHGMDLTSQGAGTYWYLPPECFVVGKNPPKISSKVDVWSVGVIFYQCLYGKKPFGHNQSQATILEENTILKATEVQFANKPTVSNEAKSFIRACLAYRKEERIDVFGLARHEYLQPPMPKSRGAGAGAGGGAGAGGAGSAGAGGGAAAFSSNMFGAGSSS
- the LOC115454561 gene encoding serine/threonine-protein kinase tousled-like 2 isoform X6, with translation MTEKVLYPGAGVKMEHFQAALDPRKQELLEARFLGAKMSAGSQIQMAPQTTVNTGQPLYNQDSNMSTGSSHSDKEVDALTPEKSAAMRGSTAGPGVGLVPPGGATPTIAVPEKKRKRKGDEGVGGGGGKQRHNPDKNIREYFSKHPSSSPVRHTGAKSPSPQGANYPMVFQYPPSPSALHTASQQRPHTTVKQVQTELTCQRIQELETQASSDLELRNNKIEELTRTNEELKHQVQAQSKVIEQHKSHINKCIEVVKKLLNEKSTIEKKEARQRCMQNRLRLGQFVTQRVGATFQENWTDGYAFQELTRRQEEITAEKEEIDRQKKLLIKKRPVNSEGGGGRGKRTSSAAPATPQPSPLHNGTDAPTFLKPDPLPSMTYQEYYEADEILKGIFLKYKHLLQLRQSALKKEDADLQLEMEKLERERNLHIRELKRIHNEDQSRFSQHPVLSERYLLLMLLGKGGFSEVHKAFDLREQRYTACKVHQLNKDWKEDKKANYIKHALREYNIHKALDHPRIVKLYDVFEIDGNSFCTVLEYCNGHDLDFYLKQHKTIPEREARSIVMQVVSALKYLNEIKPPVIHYDLKPGNILLTEGNVCGEIKITDFGLSKVMDEENYNPDHGMDLTSQGAGTYWYLPPECFVVGKNPPKISSKVDVWSVGVIFYQCLYGKKPFGHNQSQATILEENTILKATEVQFANKPTVSNEAKSFIRACLAYRKEERIDVFGLARHEYLQPPMPKSRGAGAGAGGGAGAGGAGSAGAGGGAAAFSSNMFGAGSSS
- the LOC115454561 gene encoding serine/threonine-protein kinase tousled-like 2 isoform X3, yielding MHFKESFAMSDRPNERGRRNSRCKGAGVKMEHFQAALDPRKQELLEARFLGAKVSAREILVETRRTPEYKTMSAGSQIQMAPQTTVNTGQPLYNQDSNMSTGSSHSDKEVDALTPEKSAAMRGSTAGPGVGLVPPGGATPTIAVPEKKRKRKGDEGVGGGGGKQRHNPDKNIREYFSKHPSSSPVRHTGAKSPSPQGANYPMVFQYPPSPSALHTASQQRPHTTVKQVQTELTCQRIQELETQASSDLELRNNKIEELTRTNEELKHQVQAQSKVIEQHKSHINKCIEVVKKLLNEKSTIEKKEARQRCMQNRLRLGQFVTQRVGATFQENWTDGYAFQELTRRQEEITAEKEEIDRQKKLLIKKRPVNSEGGGGRGKRTSSAAPATPQPSPLHNGTDAPTFLKPDPLPSMTYQEYYEADEILKLRQSALKKEDADLQLEMEKLERERNLHIRELKRIHNEDQSRFSQHPVLSERYLLLMLLGKGGFSEVHKAFDLREQRYTACKVHQLNKDWKEDKKANYIKHALREYNIHKALDHPRIVKLYDVFEIDGNSFCTVLEYCNGHDLDFYLKQHKTIPEREARSIVMQVVSALKYLNEIKPPVIHYDLKPGNILLTEGNVCGEIKITDFGLSKVMDEENYNPDHGMDLTSQGAGTYWYLPPECFVVGKNPPKISSKVDVWSVGVIFYQCLYGKKPFGHNQSQATILEENTILKATEVQFANKPTVSNEAKSFIRACLAYRKEERIDVFGLARHEYLQPPMPKSRGAGAGAGGGAGAGGAGSAGAGGGAAAFSSNMFGAGSSS
- the LOC115454561 gene encoding serine/threonine-protein kinase tousled-like 2 isoform X10 gives rise to the protein MHFKESFAMSDRPNERGRRNSRCKGAGVKMEHFQAALDPRKQELLEARFLGAKMSAGSQIQMAPQTTVNTGQPLYNQDSNMSTGSSHSDKEVDALTPEKSAAMRGSTAGPGVGLVPPGGATPTIAVPEKKRKRKGDEGVGGGGGKQRHNPDKNIREYFSKHPSSSPVRHTGAKSPSPQGANYPMVFQYPPSPSALHTASQQRPHTTVKQVQTELTCQRIQELETQASSDLELRNNKIEELTRTNEELKHQVQAQSKVIEQHKSHINKCIEVVKKLLNEKSTIEKKEARQRCMQNRLRLGQFVTQRVGATFQENWTDGYAFQELTRRQEEITAEKEEIDRQKKLLIKKRPVNSEGGGGRGKRTSSAAPATPQPSPLHNGTDAPTFLKPDPLPSMTYQEYYEADEILKLRQSALKKEDADLQLEMEKLERERNLHIRELKRIHNEDQSRFSQHPVLSERYLLLMLLGKGGFSEVHKAFDLREQRYTACKVHQLNKDWKEDKKANYIKHALREYNIHKALDHPRIVKLYDVFEIDGNSFCTVLEYCNGHDLDFYLKQHKTIPEREARSIVMQVVSALKYLNEIKPPVIHYDLKPGNILLTEGNVCGEIKITDFGLSKVMDEENYNPDHGMDLTSQGAGTYWYLPPECFVVGKNPPKISSKVDVWSVGVIFYQCLYGKKPFGHNQSQATILEENTILKATEVQFANKPTVSNEAKSFIRACLAYRKEERIDVFGLARHEYLQPPMPKSRGAGAGAGGGAGAGGAGSAGAGGGAAAFSSNMFGAGSSS
- the LOC115454561 gene encoding serine/threonine-protein kinase tousled-like 2 isoform X7, translated to MSAGSQIQMAPQTTVNTGQPLYNQDSNMSTGSSHSDKEVDALTPEKSAAMRGSTAGPGVGLVPPGGATPTIAVPEKKRKRKGDEGVGGGGGKQRHNPDKNIREYFSKHPSSSPVRHTGAKSPSPQGANYPMVFQYPPSPSALHTASQQRPHTTVKQVQTELTCQRIQELETQASSDLELRNNKIEELTRTNEELKHQVQAQSKVIEQHKSHINKCIEVVKKLLNEKSTIEKKEARQRCMQNRLRLGQFVTQRVGATFQENWTDGYAFQELTRRQEEITAEKEEIDRQKKLLIKKRPVNSEGGGGRGKRTSSAAPATPQPSPLHNGTDAPTFLKPDPLPSMTYQEYYEADEILKGIFLKYKHLLQLRQSALKKEDADLQLEMEKLERERNLHIRELKRIHNEDQSRFSQHPVLSERYLLLMLLGKGGFSEVHKAFDLREQRYTACKVHQLNKDWKEDKKANYIKHALREYNIHKALDHPRIVKLYDVFEIDGNSFCTVLEYCNGHDLDFYLKQHKTIPEREARSIVMQVVSALKYLNEIKPPVIHYDLKPGNILLTEGNVCGEIKITDFGLSKVMDEENYNPDHGMDLTSQGAGTYWYLPPECFVVGKNPPKISSKVDVWSVGVIFYQCLYGKKPFGHNQSQATILEENTILKATEVQFANKPTVSNEAKSFIRACLAYRKEERIDVFGLARHEYLQPPMPKSRGAGAGAGGGAGAGGAGSAGAGGGAAAFSSNMFGAGSSS
- the LOC115454561 gene encoding serine/threonine-protein kinase tousled-like 2 isoform X4, producing MTEKVLYPGAGVKMEHFQAALDPRKQELLEARFLGAKVSAREILVETRRTPEYKTMSAGSQIQMAPQTTVNTGQPLYNQDSNMSTGSSHSDKEVDALTPEKSAAMRGSTAGPGVGLVPPGGATPTIAVPEKKRKRKGDEGVGGGGGKQRHNPDKNIREYFSKHPSSSPVRHTGAKSPSPQGANYPMVFQYPPSPSALHTASQQRPHTTVKQVQTELTCQRIQELETQASSDLELRNNKIEELTRTNEELKHQVQAQSKVIEQHKSHINKCIEVVKKLLNEKSTIEKKEARQRCMQNRLRLGQFVTQRVGATFQENWTDGYAFQELTRRQEEITAEKEEIDRQKKLLIKKRPVNSEGGGGRGKRTSSAAPATPQPSPLHNGTDAPTFLKPDPLPSMTYQEYYEADEILKGIFLKYKHLLQLRQSALKKEDADLQLEMEKLERERNLHIRELKRIHNEDQSRFSQHPVLSERYLLLMLLGKGGFSEVHKAFDLREQRYTACKVHQLNKDWKEDKKANYIKHALREYNIHKALDHPRIVKLYDVFEIDGNSFCTVLEYCNGHDLDFYLKQHKTIPEREARSIVMQVVSALKYLNEIKPPVIHYDLKPGNILLTEGNVCGEIKITDFGLSKVMDEENYNPDHGMDLTSQGAGTYWYLPPECFVVGKNPPKISSKVDVWSVGVIFYQCLYGKKPFGHNQSQATILEENTILKATEVQFANKPTVSNEAKSFIRACLAYRKEERIDVFGLARHEYLQPPMPKSRGAGAGAGGGAGAGGAGSAGAGGGAAAFSSNMFGAGSSS